The DNA region ATCTTTTACTGGTACTTGTCGGGCACCCGATCGGTACCGATTACTTTTACACTGGTTGAGCCAGGAGTATCTAAGCCAATTATTGAGCAAACAATTCAAACACCCAAGGCTGGAATTAATCAACTCCGGATGTCCAAAGAGTTGCCAGAACTGGTTCCAGGACGGGAATATCTATGGACAGTCACTCTGAAGTGCAATCCGAAACGACGTTCTGAAGATCAGATTGCTCAAGGCTGGATTAAGCACGTACCCGCAACACCTGCTCTAGAGAAACAACTGGCAGCTGCGCGATCGCAGATTGGCAAGGCAGCAATCTATGCTCGATCGGCATACTGGTATGACACTCTAGGCGTAATTTTAGCTGCCCATGCTACTTCCCCCAAGGATCGGTTGATCCGCCAGGAGTTTCTATCGCTCTTAGAGCAAATTGGACTGACAGAGGTGAAAGAGCAAGAACAACAACGGTTGGTAAGGCAGTAGCTAGGTCATCCAACATAAATTTAAAATTGTCTCTGTCTGAATAAAAACCTGTTTTCTGGTAGAAAACGGGTTTCTTTTATTCCACACAGTAGACCTCCTGCATGAATGAGAAAATAGTGTGCCAGTTGGCGATCGTCGAATTGCAAAATTAAGGAGAGACAAGGAGCAACTTAAGGAGGGGGCGATGCCATACACACAGTTA from Coleofasciculus sp. FACHB-T130 includes:
- a CDS encoding DUF928 domain-containing protein, which produces MVISRKLGTKVAGSASLILIQFLGLIEFPLNSLLSRLSIDLGFSSTAYADVVPKTPTGSGYEPGDVGAPGGTIGTGTRVRYQPPDDGMIPRGGTRGVDESPIECSESQPTSVTLLAPTTHTGLTASGHPIFYWYLSGTRSVPITFTLVEPGVSKPIIEQTIQTPKAGINQLRMSKELPELVPGREYLWTVTLKCNPKRRSEDQIAQGWIKHVPATPALEKQLAAARSQIGKAAIYARSAYWYDTLGVILAAHATSPKDRLIRQEFLSLLEQIGLTEVKEQEQQRLVRQ